The genomic DNA GGTTTTAATCGTCTCGGTTTGCTCAGATAACTTTTCCATGCGAGACTGGCAAGCCTCACAATCGGACAGATGAGGTTCCAGTTCCTGCAGATCACTGGAGCTGATCGTTCCCTGAAGCACCTCAATCAGCAAATTGTCATCCGGGCAGTGTGACATTTGTCTGAAAGTTTCTCACGAAAGAAAATTGGGTATTGGGACTGAAAGTGAAGTCGATCAGGAATTGAGTCGGAATATCTGCTCACTGCTTTCCTGAAGTTTCTCGACTTCAGCAGCAATCATCTTCTGCACCTGATAGCGACTCGAATAAACCGTTGGCACCAGCATGCCAAGTTCCTCGGCGACTTCATGTCCCGACTTTTGTTCGATGGAAATCTGTTCCCACGCTTTCCAACGCTGAGGCTCGATTCGCTGTTTCACTCTTTGCTTGGCAATCTCGAGAATTTCCAGATCGAACTCATCACACAAGCGGGTTGTCAGGTCCGCCTGTGCGACCGCAGAATCCAACTGATCCAGTTCGGCTTGAATTTCAGACGCCCGTTTCTCTGCACGAAGTTCCCGAAAGAAATCGGTAATTGCATTTTCCGTAATGCGTCGGAGCCAGCCTCGAAATGTGAGATTCGATTGATACTCGAAGCTCCCCATTTGTCGAGCCAGTTTGATCAGAACATTTTGCGTCACGTCCTCCGCATCAGCCGGCTGCAACTTCCGATTCAGACACCACTCATAAATCCGACGTCCGTAACGATTCACAAACGCATTCCACGCCTCAGGATCGCGATCATTCTCACGAATCCTCAGTAACAGACTAACATGAGTTTGGGAGGCCGAAATATCCGACATAACATTACTTCGCTGAGAAACTTTCAGACAAGAAGTTCACAATATCAAATTGTACAGTGATAATTTATAGTACCCTGACAAGGCCTCTTATTGCCAGTTGAAATGCAGTCATTTAGCGTTGATTTCTGGATCATGGTTACATGATTTCTCACAAAAGGTTTTCGCAAATCATCCAAGGTTCCATAAAAAGAAAGGCGATACCAATGCTACATGCAGAACTTCTGGAAACCGTAGGCATTCTCATCATCAAGCCGGAGGCTCCTCTTTCCGAAGACGATTTCAAATCCGTCGCTACGATTGTCGATCCCTACATCGAGGCGCACGGCCAGTTGCAGGGAATTTTGATTCAAGCGGAGAAGTTTCCTGGGTGGAAGAATTTCTCCTCGTTTCTCAGTCATTTCCGATTTGTGCGCGATCATCATGAGCATGTCGGAAAAGTTGCCGCGGTTTCTGACAGTGGGTTTCTGGAAATTGCTCCGCTGATTGCCAGGCATTTTGTCAAAGCCGATGTTCGTCATTTTCCCGCTGACGAGTTTCCTCAGGCAATGACCTGGCTTCAATCAAAGTCATAACTCGACATTTTCTGAAAAGGCAGTTAATATAAAGTTTATGCTGAATACATTCTTCAGCATCAATCACGCTGCATTTAATTCAGGAGAGACTCCCATGGGAGACCGCGGCAGTAAAGACAAGGGTGGCAAAGAAGCGAAAAAGAAATCCACTCAATCGCTTAAAGAAAAACGCAAGGCGAAAGCCGACAAGAAGAGTCGTGGTGATAGCTAATCACCTCGATTTCTGGATGTGAAAAAGCCAGCTCGATCTTTGGATCGGGCTGTTTTTATACCTGGAGTGAACTCGCTTCTCAAAACACGGTGAACAGCAACATCTGCGTCGTGCGAGTCAACCAGCGTTGGTCTTCCGGCGTAATCGTTTTCTGGGAGAGGATCCGCTCGGCTCGAGAACGCGTTTGGTCCACGAAGAATTTCTGAATCGCCGTCAGTTCCCATTCCACGGCATGCTCGTCAATCTGACGGCAGATTTCCAGAATCGCTTTTACTTCCGACGGATCAATCTCAGGAGATTCGATCCATTCTGGAGCTTTCTGCTGATTGCCTATCGCAACTATCAATCGAGCCAGTCCCGTGGAGATGGCGGCGACCTGTTCAAAGTCAATTTTGTCGGCAGTGTCAACCATCGTGTGGTAATCGCGGGATTGTCCTGTCGAGGCGAACAGGAACGGAATTTTCCGATCTCGGAACGGGCCGTAATCGCTGCGTAAACCAACGAAATCATCACTTAACAGAACCGGCTGGACGGTATCTGCGAATGGAATTTTGCTGACGGTTTTTCGGACTCCCGAACCGTGCTCGGCTCCACACAGAAACAC from Rubinisphaera italica includes the following:
- a CDS encoding RNA polymerase sigma factor — translated: MSDISASQTHVSLLLRIRENDRDPEAWNAFVNRYGRRIYEWCLNRKLQPADAEDVTQNVLIKLARQMGSFEYQSNLTFRGWLRRITENAITDFFRELRAEKRASEIQAELDQLDSAVAQADLTTRLCDEFDLEILEIAKQRVKQRIEPQRWKAWEQISIEQKSGHEVAEELGMLVPTVYSSRYQVQKMIAAEVEKLQESSEQIFRLNS
- a CDS encoding SpoIIAA family protein, which translates into the protein MLHAELLETVGILIIKPEAPLSEDDFKSVATIVDPYIEAHGQLQGILIQAEKFPGWKNFSSFLSHFRFVRDHHEHVGKVAAVSDSGFLEIAPLIARHFVKADVRHFPADEFPQAMTWLQSKS